The DNA region TGTCATCATGTCGAACCACGTGCACCTTCTAGCGCAAAGCGAGCAGAATGATCTTAGCGGGTTTGTGCGTGACTTTAAGAACTACACCAGCAAGAAGATCTTGGAGTTCGTTTTGGGAGATAACGAAAGCAGGCGAGAGTGGATGGAGGTTGTTTTTGCCTATCACGGTAAGCTTAAGAGCAAGCAGACTTACCAGA from Alistipes sp. ZOR0009 includes:
- a CDS encoding transposase, translated to VIMSNHVHLLAQSEQNDLSGFVRDFKNYTSKKILEFVLGDNESRREWMEVVFAYHGKLKSKQTYQIWTHESHAEQVFSQQFIEQKVNYIHQNPVRNGLVVNAEDYLYSSARCYA